In Oleiharenicola lentus, the following are encoded in one genomic region:
- a CDS encoding FG-GAP-like repeat-containing protein, which translates to MAPGHPLAARRHDPTSVRRTRDARFAGFVLAGFLLAGATGGGAAEIVATELAPRSGPAGATMFTALSPDQSGLRCENHFGDPQMWGRRYTELMNGALGTGVAVADFDGDGRPDVFAVSKTGPSRLFRNLGGWKFADVTVAAGLIRNEELTKTDRTDWTQGASWADVNNDGRPDLYVCHFNAPNKLFVNRGDGTFREEALARGLALTDASGLGVFFDYDRDGWLDVYVQTNLLDSAQAPNGQRDRLFHNRGDGTFADVSDRAGITGENLAHAAIVWDHDDDGWPDLYVANDFTEPDRLYRNNRDGTFTNVIHRVAPVLPYSAMGADTGDVDNDGRTDFLVADMAATSHEKDQRGMAYSRTLKGNTADPRPGETPQHSRNVLLLGTGLGRLREAAHLAGLSATDWTWSVRFEDLDNDGRLDLHVTNGMVREYQNVDLLDRMVLAETPAERINLMRTSPRLEEANLAFRNAGDLKFEPVGAPWGLDQRGVSFGAAFADFDGDGDLDLVYANHEGHPTLLRNDSGEGHRAIFALRGTNSNRFGVGATLRLETASGTQRRTLDPARGYLSSSEPILHFGLGEATVIRSLTVEWPSGHVQRFTDLPADRRFTITEPAGPARPAAPPGAVPTQFVETGAAHGLALTVEESFDAENQPLVATRFDRLGPALALGDLNGDGRDDLVVGGTGRQPAGIHFNQGSRFAPGGTLPASPVDDGPLLLLDFDGDGHTDLLQTKAGTNRTANSPSFQPVLHRNSGAGLSPQPDALPPLPISVGAAVAADFDRDGRPDVFLGARVLPGRYPLPPRSVLLRNTGGRFEDVTDALAPGLREAGLVRSALWSDADGDGWPDLLLALEWGGVRFFRNDAGRGFTERSQEAGFAAAGHGWWTALAAADFNGDGRMDYAAGNAGLNTPYQPPVFLYAGSFKPGTAIQAIEAQAEGTSLYPRRTRKELGAQIPTILQRFPRNDAYARATLPEILGADKLAAARKFTATELQSGVFLSQPDGTFRFAALPRIAQIAPVQGLVAGDFDGDGRADLALLHNSHAPNPGLGRFDGGLGQLLRGDGRGGFSPVEPAHSGLVAPGDAKALVRLDLDDNGWPDFLASRNHATTLAWKNGGIPSRHALQIRLQGPTGNPTAVGASLRLELTDGTGQLAEIAAGGGYYSQSAAAAFFSWSEGNPPRRLWVRWPDGTVSEHPLTNTTTPTLTIKRP; encoded by the coding sequence ATGGCCCCCGGTCACCCCCTGGCAGCCCGCCGCCACGACCCGACTTCCGTCCGACGGACGCGAGACGCCCGCTTCGCCGGGTTCGTTCTCGCCGGATTCCTGCTGGCCGGTGCGACCGGTGGCGGCGCGGCCGAGATTGTTGCCACCGAACTAGCGCCCCGCTCAGGTCCCGCCGGGGCAACGATGTTCACCGCACTTTCTCCCGACCAGAGCGGACTCCGTTGCGAAAACCATTTCGGCGACCCGCAGATGTGGGGCCGCCGCTACACCGAACTGATGAACGGCGCCCTCGGTACCGGCGTGGCGGTTGCGGACTTCGACGGTGACGGCCGGCCGGATGTGTTCGCCGTCAGCAAGACCGGGCCCAGCCGGCTGTTTCGCAACCTCGGCGGTTGGAAATTCGCCGACGTCACGGTGGCCGCCGGCCTGATCCGGAACGAGGAACTGACCAAGACCGACCGCACCGACTGGACGCAGGGCGCCAGCTGGGCCGACGTGAACAACGACGGCCGGCCCGACCTCTATGTCTGCCACTTCAATGCGCCGAACAAACTGTTCGTGAACCGCGGCGACGGCACCTTCCGCGAGGAGGCCTTGGCCCGCGGTCTCGCCCTGACGGACGCCAGCGGCCTGGGCGTCTTTTTCGACTACGACCGCGACGGCTGGCTGGATGTTTACGTGCAGACCAACCTGCTCGACTCCGCCCAGGCGCCCAACGGCCAGCGCGACCGCCTTTTCCACAACCGCGGCGACGGCACCTTCGCGGACGTGAGCGACCGCGCCGGCATCACGGGTGAAAACCTCGCCCACGCCGCCATCGTCTGGGATCACGACGACGACGGCTGGCCCGACCTCTACGTGGCGAACGATTTCACGGAGCCCGACCGGCTCTACCGCAACAACCGCGACGGCACCTTCACCAACGTGATTCACCGCGTGGCGCCCGTCCTGCCCTACTCCGCGATGGGCGCTGACACGGGCGATGTGGACAACGACGGCCGCACGGACTTCCTCGTCGCGGACATGGCCGCGACCAGCCACGAAAAGGACCAGCGCGGCATGGCCTACTCGCGCACGCTCAAGGGCAACACCGCCGATCCGCGCCCCGGGGAAACCCCGCAGCACTCGCGCAATGTCCTGCTCCTCGGCACGGGCCTCGGGCGCCTGCGCGAGGCCGCCCATCTCGCCGGTCTCTCCGCGACCGACTGGACCTGGTCGGTGCGCTTCGAAGACCTCGACAACGACGGCCGCCTCGACCTGCACGTGACCAACGGCATGGTGCGCGAATACCAAAACGTGGACCTGCTCGACCGGATGGTGCTGGCCGAGACCCCCGCCGAGCGCATCAACCTCATGCGCACGAGCCCCCGGCTCGAGGAGGCCAACCTCGCGTTTCGCAACGCCGGCGACCTGAAGTTCGAGCCCGTCGGAGCCCCTTGGGGCCTTGATCAGCGCGGCGTGAGCTTCGGCGCGGCGTTTGCGGACTTCGACGGTGACGGGGATTTGGACCTGGTTTACGCCAATCACGAGGGACACCCAACGCTGCTGCGCAATGACAGCGGCGAGGGCCACCGCGCGATCTTCGCGCTCCGCGGCACGAACTCGAACCGCTTTGGCGTGGGCGCGACCCTCCGCCTGGAAACCGCCTCGGGGACACAGCGCCGCACCCTCGACCCGGCCCGCGGCTATCTCTCCAGCAGCGAACCCATCCTGCATTTCGGCCTCGGCGAGGCCACGGTCATCCGCTCCCTCACCGTCGAGTGGCCGAGCGGCCACGTGCAGCGGTTCACGGACCTGCCGGCGGACCGGCGGTTCACGATCACGGAGCCCGCCGGACCCGCGCGCCCGGCCGCGCCCCCCGGTGCCGTCCCGACACAATTCGTCGAAACCGGGGCCGCCCACGGGCTCGCCCTCACCGTCGAGGAAAGCTTCGACGCCGAAAACCAGCCGCTGGTCGCCACGCGCTTCGACCGGCTCGGCCCCGCCCTGGCCCTGGGCGACCTCAACGGCGACGGCCGCGACGATCTCGTGGTCGGCGGCACGGGCCGGCAACCGGCCGGCATTCATTTCAACCAAGGCAGCCGCTTCGCGCCCGGTGGAACGCTGCCGGCTTCGCCGGTGGATGACGGTCCGTTGCTCCTGTTGGATTTCGACGGCGACGGCCACACCGACCTGCTGCAGACCAAGGCCGGCACCAACCGCACCGCCAATTCCCCCTCTTTCCAACCGGTGCTGCACCGCAACAGCGGCGCCGGCCTGAGCCCGCAGCCCGACGCCCTGCCCCCGCTGCCGATCAGCGTGGGGGCGGCCGTCGCCGCGGATTTTGACCGCGATGGCCGGCCCGATGTGTTCCTCGGCGCCCGCGTGCTGCCCGGCCGCTATCCGTTGCCGCCGCGCAGCGTCCTGCTCCGCAACACGGGCGGACGGTTCGAAGACGTGACCGATGCGCTCGCGCCCGGGCTGCGCGAGGCGGGCCTGGTACGCTCCGCGCTCTGGAGCGATGCCGATGGCGACGGCTGGCCCGATCTGCTGCTCGCGCTGGAATGGGGCGGCGTGCGTTTCTTCCGCAACGACGCCGGCCGCGGCTTCACCGAGCGCAGCCAGGAAGCGGGCTTCGCCGCCGCCGGCCATGGCTGGTGGACGGCGCTGGCCGCCGCGGATTTCAACGGCGACGGCCGGATGGATTACGCCGCGGGGAACGCCGGGCTGAACACGCCCTACCAGCCGCCGGTCTTTCTTTATGCCGGCAGTTTCAAACCGGGGACCGCGATCCAGGCGATCGAGGCCCAGGCGGAAGGAACGAGCCTTTACCCCCGGCGCACGCGCAAGGAGCTGGGCGCGCAGATTCCGACGATCCTGCAACGCTTTCCGCGCAACGATGCCTACGCGCGCGCCACACTGCCCGAAATCCTCGGGGCCGACAAACTGGCCGCCGCCCGGAAATTCACGGCCACCGAGCTGCAAAGCGGCGTGTTTCTCAGCCAGCCCGACGGCACCTTCCGTTTTGCTGCCCTGCCGCGGATCGCGCAGATCGCACCCGTGCAGGGCTTGGTCGCCGGTGATTTTGACGGCGATGGCCGCGCCGATCTCGCTCTGCTGCACAATTCCCATGCCCCCAACCCGGGCTTGGGCCGCTTCGATGGCGGACTGGGCCAGCTGCTTCGCGGCGACGGCCGCGGCGGCTTCTCGCCGGTTGAGCCGGCGCACAGCGGCTTGGTGGCACCGGGCGATGCCAAGGCGCTCGTGCGGCTGGACCTCGACGACAATGGTTGGCCGGACTTTCTCGCCAGCCGCAATCACGCCACGACACTGGCCTGGAAAAACGGCGGAATTCCGAGCCGCCACGCCCTGCAGATCCGCCTCCAGGGGCCGACCGGCAATCCCACCGCGGTGGGAGCAAGCCTGCGCCTCGAATTGACCGACGGCACCGGACAACTGGCGGAGATCGCGGCCGGGGGCGGCTATTACAGCCAGTCAGCCGCCGCGGCGTTCTTCAGCTGGTCTGAAGGCAATCCGCCCCGCCGCCTGTGGGTAAGGTGGCCGGACGGCACAGTCAGCGAACACCCGCTGACGAACACCACGACCCCGACGCTCACGATCAAGCGGCCCTGA
- a CDS encoding TonB-dependent receptor plug domain-containing protein — protein sequence MNTKKRTLRCGLSMLGTLVLSSTWGYAQTAPAAAAAGQTEEEDVLVLSPFEVSAESDTGYATATTLAGNRLNTELRDIGNAVTVINSQFLKDIAATSNETLLQYTVGTEVGNLNGNFAGTGDGAFLDESSRFRNPNQNTRVRGLAAADNTRDYFLSDIPWDGFNVDRVDLQRGPNSILFGQGSPAGIINVGLKQASYRNANEVSFQTDQWGSARATVDINRVLLKDQLAVRIMALHENEKFQQDPAYEDDKRYMGAVRWEPKFLRKGGARTIVKASYEKGDINSNRPRTLPPLDLITPWFGTGTYNGTFIENGSIRNPSTGVVTTVKKGDLRVFNALNKQTFNPHIVMDDNSGAANAGQARPKINGGADSGRFSPYFQPLLGNYGQQFGGPNAFYATDGGIPSYWIWEIRATRGINAAGADDNGVGEFAFHRPVGINSYDSFARQAGLPYSEFGVYKSKVLTDNTVYDFYNNLLDGPNKWEWSDFDSMSASIAQTFMDDKFGFEVVYNQQNYSNGQIALLDGQRQAIYIDIMDVYSDGTAAGANGVRFANGTKNPNVGRAFVTDSGQGGNRSYDSERDSTRATAFFTHDFAKKSNGWFANLLGRHTFTGLWSEDNLDREDRSWQRYAVLDDAYRTLFDGGTGIRFNDNGFAVNRVIYLGNSMASRSTASGAYLPRVQNLNEASSGTIRFFDSTWIATNVNPADPWENPYYPVGNASRNSTQSENSANYRGWINAPFKITDSEASQANRDALTTFARLRRDKTESKAFVWQAHLFNGGLVGTYGYREDTAGATEISQNVSNIAAPGFLNFNRNTYTLDGRTLSELSGTSRSYSIVGHLDELPVIKNLAEKLPVRVTLFYNKAENFQPFAGRKDIYGVDIALPAGETKDLGILLETKDGKYSLKVNKYETAVTNANSNGLGGAWFLGASQAWSGDWVNVFEYNWTGFGDSSGISTDPTYSRANWTDAPDREVAAIAAWRQWQQSAVAQKMYTAWKINPTTRTGQVNNTMPSGFALTEDSFSEGYEIELNAQPTRNWRLTLNASKSFATRKNIGGANLAEFVSAYEAFLNKTATDVNGATFRPGGDLRIWWGGAGNETALFQWNQNVGSEWAARSLQEGTNVPELREWRVNVISNYDFSEGRLKGFNAGVALRYQSEVTIGYPPGITSAGKITFDLANPYQGPAETDIDAWVGYGRKLFDKVDWRVQLNVRSIGKGNDLIPITAQPDGSGAGYRIAPRQYWSLTNTFRF from the coding sequence ATGAACACCAAGAAACGCACACTCCGGTGCGGGCTATCCATGCTCGGCACCCTCGTGCTGTCCTCCACGTGGGGATATGCACAGACTGCCCCGGCAGCCGCCGCGGCAGGTCAGACGGAAGAAGAAGACGTGCTCGTGCTGTCGCCGTTCGAAGTCTCGGCGGAGTCGGACACGGGCTACGCCACCGCCACCACCCTGGCCGGCAACCGTCTGAACACCGAACTCCGTGACATCGGCAACGCCGTCACGGTGATCAACTCGCAATTCCTCAAGGACATTGCGGCCACCAGCAACGAAACGCTGCTCCAATACACCGTCGGCACCGAAGTCGGCAACCTGAACGGCAACTTTGCCGGCACGGGTGACGGCGCGTTCCTCGACGAGTCGAGCCGCTTCCGCAATCCGAACCAGAACACGCGCGTGCGTGGCCTGGCGGCCGCGGACAACACCCGCGACTACTTCCTGTCCGACATCCCGTGGGACGGCTTCAACGTCGATCGCGTGGACCTGCAGCGCGGACCCAACTCGATTCTGTTCGGTCAGGGCTCGCCCGCCGGCATCATCAACGTCGGTCTCAAGCAGGCTTCCTACCGCAACGCCAACGAAGTCTCCTTCCAGACCGACCAGTGGGGCAGCGCCCGCGCCACGGTTGACATCAACCGCGTGCTCCTGAAGGACCAGCTGGCCGTCCGCATCATGGCCCTGCACGAGAACGAAAAGTTCCAGCAGGACCCGGCCTACGAAGACGACAAGCGCTACATGGGCGCCGTCCGCTGGGAGCCCAAGTTCCTCCGCAAGGGAGGCGCCCGCACCATCGTGAAGGCCAGCTACGAGAAGGGTGACATCAACAGCAACCGTCCCCGCACTCTGCCCCCGCTGGATCTTATCACGCCCTGGTTCGGCACCGGCACCTACAACGGCACCTTCATCGAGAACGGCAGCATCCGCAATCCCTCGACCGGTGTTGTCACCACGGTCAAGAAGGGTGATCTCCGCGTGTTCAACGCCCTGAACAAGCAGACTTTCAACCCCCACATCGTGATGGACGACAACTCCGGCGCGGCGAATGCCGGCCAGGCCCGTCCGAAGATCAACGGCGGCGCGGACAGCGGCCGTTTCAGCCCCTACTTCCAGCCCTTGCTTGGCAACTACGGCCAGCAGTTCGGCGGCCCGAATGCGTTCTACGCCACCGACGGCGGCATCCCGAGCTACTGGATCTGGGAAATTCGCGCCACCCGCGGCATCAACGCCGCCGGCGCTGACGACAACGGCGTGGGCGAGTTCGCCTTCCACCGCCCGGTCGGTATCAACTCCTACGACTCCTTCGCCCGTCAGGCCGGTCTGCCCTACTCGGAATTCGGTGTCTACAAGTCGAAAGTGCTGACCGACAACACGGTCTATGACTTCTACAACAACCTGCTCGACGGTCCGAACAAGTGGGAGTGGTCCGACTTCGACTCGATGTCCGCCTCCATCGCCCAGACCTTCATGGACGACAAGTTCGGCTTCGAGGTGGTCTACAACCAGCAGAACTACAGCAACGGCCAGATCGCCCTGCTCGACGGTCAGCGCCAGGCCATCTACATCGACATCATGGATGTCTATTCCGATGGCACGGCCGCCGGCGCGAACGGCGTTCGCTTTGCCAACGGCACCAAGAATCCCAATGTCGGCCGCGCCTTCGTGACCGACAGCGGTCAGGGCGGCAATCGCAGCTATGACTCCGAGCGTGATTCCACCCGCGCCACCGCGTTCTTCACCCATGACTTCGCCAAGAAGAGCAATGGCTGGTTCGCCAACCTCCTCGGCCGCCACACCTTCACGGGTCTGTGGTCCGAGGATAACCTCGATCGCGAGGACCGCAGCTGGCAGCGCTATGCCGTGCTGGATGATGCCTACCGCACCCTGTTCGACGGTGGCACCGGCATTCGTTTCAACGACAACGGTTTTGCCGTCAACCGGGTGATCTACCTGGGCAACTCGATGGCCAGCCGTTCGACCGCCTCCGGCGCCTACCTGCCCCGGGTGCAGAACCTGAACGAAGCCTCCAGCGGCACCATCCGCTTCTTCGATTCCACCTGGATCGCCACCAATGTTAATCCGGCTGATCCGTGGGAGAATCCGTATTATCCCGTGGGCAACGCCAGCCGGAATTCGACCCAGTCGGAAAACTCGGCCAACTACCGTGGCTGGATCAACGCTCCGTTCAAGATCACCGACTCCGAGGCTTCGCAGGCCAATCGTGACGCCCTCACGACCTTTGCCCGCCTCCGTCGTGACAAGACCGAGTCCAAGGCCTTCGTCTGGCAGGCCCACCTGTTCAACGGTGGTCTCGTCGGCACCTATGGTTATCGTGAGGACACCGCTGGCGCGACCGAGATCTCGCAGAACGTGAGCAACATCGCCGCTCCGGGCTTCCTCAACTTCAACCGGAACACCTACACCCTGGATGGCCGCACCCTCAGCGAGCTCTCCGGCACCTCGCGCAGCTACTCGATCGTCGGCCACCTTGATGAGCTTCCGGTCATCAAGAACCTCGCCGAGAAGCTGCCGGTTCGCGTGACGCTGTTCTACAACAAGGCCGAGAACTTCCAGCCGTTCGCCGGTCGTAAGGACATCTACGGCGTGGACATCGCGCTCCCCGCCGGTGAGACCAAGGACCTCGGCATCCTGCTCGAGACCAAGGATGGCAAATACTCGCTCAAGGTTAACAAGTATGAAACCGCCGTCACCAATGCCAACAGCAACGGTCTCGGTGGCGCCTGGTTCCTTGGTGCCTCGCAGGCCTGGTCTGGTGACTGGGTGAACGTGTTCGAATACAACTGGACCGGCTTCGGTGACTCCTCCGGCATCAGCACGGACCCGACCTACTCCCGCGCCAACTGGACCGATGCGCCTGACCGTGAGGTCGCCGCCATCGCCGCCTGGCGCCAGTGGCAGCAGAGCGCGGTCGCACAGAAGATGTACACCGCCTGGAAGATCAATCCGACCACCCGCACGGGCCAGGTTAACAACACGATGCCCTCCGGCTTCGCCCTCACGGAAGACAGCTTCTCTGAAGGCTACGAAATCGAGCTCAACGCCCAGCCGACCCGCAACTGGCGCCTGACGTTGAACGCCAGCAAGAGCTTCGCCACCCGCAAGAACATCGGTGGCGCCAATCTTGCCGAGTTCGTCTCCGCCTATGAGGCGTTCCTGAACAAGACCGCCACCGACGTTAACGGCGCGACCTTCCGTCCGGGCGGCGATCTCCGCATCTGGTGGGGTGGTGCCGGTAACGAAACCGCCCTGTTCCAGTGGAACCAGAACGTCGGCTCCGAGTGGGCTGCCCGCTCTCTGCAGGAAGGCACCAACGTGCCGGAACTGCGTGAGTGGCGCGTGAACGTCATCTCCAACTATGACTTCTCCGAGGGCCGCCTGAAGGGCTTCAACGCTGGTGTCGCCCTGCGCTACCAGAGCGAAGTCACGATCGGCTATCCCCCGGGCATCACCTCGGCGGGCAAGATCACCTTCGATCTGGCCAACCCCTACCAGGGTCCCGCCGAGACCGACATCGACGCTTGGGTCGGCTATGGCCGCAAGCTGTTCGACAAGGTTGACTGGCGCGTCCAGCTCAACGTGCGCAGCATCGGCAAGGGCAACGACCTGATCCCGATCACGGCGCAGCCAGACGGCAGTGGTGCAGGCTACCGCATCGCACCTCGCCAATACTGGTCGCTTACGAACACCTTCCGGTTCTAA
- the xylB gene encoding xylulokinase has protein sequence MSLFIGIDSGTQSTKAVVLDLNERKIVAEAKAPHSLIAGLPAGHMEQHPQEWSAALDSVISQVAAKIDGSRVRGIGVSGQQHGFVPLDEKGEVIRPAKLWCDTSTTEECAILTKKLGGEKAAIRTAGLAFLPGFTAPKILWLKRHEPANYKRLRHVLLPHDYLNFHLTGNYFMEYGDASGTALMDVRKRVWSQPVIRALDKNLADWLPPLSPSHAPAGTLRPALAQKYGFSSDVIVSAGGGDNMMGAIGTGNVTPGVVSASLGTSGTIYAYGSKPVVDPAGEIAAFCSSTGGWLPLLCTMNVTLVTEQFRQLFNWDHAQLEQAVASAPAGAGGLALLPYLTGERTPNLPKGTGVFTGLSLNTLNPGHLARAAMEGVTMNMNYGLRRLTALGIKPKEIRVTGGGSRSAYWRQLMADIFGLPVVAMVEDEGAALGGALQAAWCEALAQGKKAKITDFTTGIVAINEATRCTPEAKRKSLYRKLQDRHEALSKQMRPLFA, from the coding sequence ATGTCCCTCTTCATCGGCATCGACAGCGGCACCCAGAGCACCAAGGCGGTCGTTCTCGACCTCAACGAAAGGAAGATCGTCGCGGAGGCCAAGGCCCCGCATTCGCTGATCGCCGGCTTGCCCGCCGGCCATATGGAACAGCACCCGCAGGAATGGTCCGCGGCCCTCGACTCCGTGATCTCCCAGGTCGCCGCCAAGATCGACGGCTCACGTGTGCGCGGCATCGGCGTCTCCGGCCAGCAGCACGGCTTCGTGCCGCTCGATGAAAAAGGCGAGGTCATCCGTCCCGCCAAGCTTTGGTGCGACACCAGCACGACCGAGGAATGCGCCATCCTCACGAAGAAGCTCGGCGGAGAAAAGGCCGCCATCCGCACCGCCGGCCTCGCCTTCCTCCCCGGCTTCACCGCCCCGAAGATCCTCTGGCTGAAGCGCCACGAGCCGGCCAACTACAAGCGCCTGCGCCATGTGCTGCTGCCGCACGACTACCTGAATTTCCACCTCACGGGCAATTACTTCATGGAATACGGCGACGCCTCGGGCACCGCGCTGATGGACGTCCGCAAGCGCGTCTGGTCGCAGCCCGTGATCAGGGCGCTCGACAAGAATCTTGCCGACTGGCTGCCGCCGCTCTCGCCCTCGCACGCGCCCGCCGGCACGCTGCGCCCGGCGCTCGCGCAGAAATACGGTTTCTCCAGCGACGTGATCGTCAGCGCCGGCGGCGGTGACAACATGATGGGCGCCATCGGCACGGGCAACGTCACGCCCGGCGTGGTCTCCGCCAGCCTCGGCACCAGCGGCACGATCTACGCCTACGGCAGCAAGCCCGTGGTCGATCCCGCCGGCGAGATCGCCGCGTTTTGCTCCTCCACCGGCGGCTGGCTGCCGCTGCTCTGCACGATGAACGTCACGCTCGTCACCGAGCAGTTCCGCCAGCTCTTCAACTGGGACCACGCGCAGCTTGAGCAGGCCGTGGCCAGCGCACCCGCGGGCGCGGGCGGCCTCGCCCTCCTCCCCTACCTCACCGGCGAACGCACGCCCAACCTCCCGAAGGGCACCGGCGTGTTCACCGGCCTGAGCCTCAACACGCTCAATCCCGGCCACCTCGCCCGCGCCGCGATGGAAGGCGTGACGATGAACATGAACTACGGACTGCGCCGCCTCACTGCCCTCGGCATCAAGCCCAAGGAGATCCGCGTCACCGGCGGCGGCTCGCGCTCCGCCTACTGGCGCCAGCTCATGGCCGACATCTTCGGCTTGCCCGTCGTGGCCATGGTCGAGGACGAGGGGGCCGCGCTCGGCGGAGCCTTGCAGGCCGCTTGGTGCGAAGCCCTCGCACAGGGCAAAAAAGCGAAGATCACGGACTTCACCACCGGCATCGTCGCGATCAACGAAGCCACCCGCTGCACGCCCGAGGCCAAGCGCAAGTCCCTCTACCGGAAACTGCAGGACCGGCACGAGGCCCTCAGCAAGCAGATGCGCCCGCTCTTCGCCTAA